In a genomic window of Methanosarcina horonobensis HB-1 = JCM 15518:
- a CDS encoding UbiD family decarboxylase: MTYRDFIDRLKENGKLVEVHQPVSPKFEASRIAKKTKAPVLFHDVSGSKVIMNLLGSRDELAAMLEVPKEEIIKKLSEVSPEGEVRLVSDSPTLEVIEDKVDLTKLPILTHFEKDGAPYITAGIVVSEYGGVMNASIHRLMLVGKDKLAVRLVPPRHTYLLHKKAAEKGEALPIAIVLGCDPTIIYATSTRVPVGKEFEYAAALRGAPVELFECSNGVKVPHSEIVLEGYVDPKERVDEGPFVDITGTYDVVRKEPVIRITRIIHRKNPIYHGILPAGPEHLLMMGVPYEPRIYRAVGEVTTVKNVVLTEGGCCYLHAVVQIEKQTEGDAKNAIMAAFAAHTSLKHVVVVDEDINIFDPADVEFAVATRVKGDMDILIIPNVRGSSLDPRGAPDGTTTKVGIDATKVLVEKENFERAVIPEE; encoded by the coding sequence ATGACTTATAGAGATTTTATAGACCGGTTAAAAGAAAACGGAAAGCTGGTCGAAGTCCATCAGCCCGTTTCCCCGAAGTTCGAGGCTTCGAGAATTGCAAAAAAAACAAAAGCTCCGGTTCTTTTCCATGACGTTTCAGGCTCAAAGGTTATTATGAACCTTCTAGGTTCCAGGGACGAACTTGCTGCTATGCTTGAGGTCCCTAAAGAGGAAATTATAAAGAAGCTCTCCGAAGTTTCTCCTGAAGGTGAAGTTCGGCTGGTTTCAGACTCTCCCACCCTTGAGGTGATAGAAGATAAGGTTGACCTGACAAAACTTCCTATTCTTACCCATTTTGAAAAGGACGGAGCACCCTACATAACTGCAGGAATTGTCGTTTCCGAATATGGAGGCGTGATGAATGCTTCGATTCACCGTCTTATGCTCGTGGGAAAAGACAAACTCGCAGTTCGCCTTGTCCCTCCGAGACATACCTATCTACTGCATAAAAAAGCCGCCGAAAAAGGAGAAGCTCTGCCTATTGCGATTGTTCTGGGCTGCGACCCTACGATTATTTATGCGACCTCTACCAGGGTTCCTGTTGGAAAAGAGTTTGAATATGCGGCTGCCCTGCGTGGAGCTCCGGTAGAACTTTTTGAGTGCTCAAACGGGGTAAAAGTACCTCACTCCGAGATCGTGCTCGAAGGATATGTTGACCCGAAAGAGAGGGTTGATGAAGGACCATTTGTGGATATTACCGGGACATATGATGTGGTAAGGAAAGAGCCCGTTATCCGGATTACCAGAATTATCCATAGAAAAAACCCTATCTATCACGGAATTTTGCCGGCCGGGCCCGAACACCTCCTGATGATGGGAGTGCCTTATGAGCCGAGAATATACAGGGCTGTAGGGGAAGTTACTACCGTCAAAAATGTGGTCTTAACAGAGGGAGGATGCTGTTACCTTCATGCAGTCGTGCAGATAGAAAAGCAGACTGAAGGGGATGCAAAAAATGCTATTATGGCTGCCTTTGCAGCTCACACAAGCCTGAAGCATGTGGTCGTTGTGGATGAGGACATAAACATTTTTGACCCTGCTGATGTTGAGTTTGCGGTTGCTACCAGAGTAAAAGGCGACATGGATATCTTGATTATTCCTAACGTCCGCGGTAGTTCTCTTGATCCCAGAGGAGCACCGGATGGGACGACAACCAAAGTGGGAATTGATGCGACAAAGGTTCTTGTCGAAAAAGAGAACTTTGAAAGGGCAGTAATTCCTGAAGAATGA
- a CDS encoding citrate/2-methylcitrate synthase codes for MNKNICFIDGLEGILKYREVDINELVELPYDAVSYLLIRGELPGEQELAEYSARLHAERGINREVMDVIRMCNLNVDAMEALRTVVSFISQFDPDLNDSSQEGNMRKAIRLIAMVPTIVAAYYRTANGKEPVPPDPSLSHGANFLYMLKGSKPDPLEAEVMEKDFILSAEHELNASTFSSRVTASTLSDLYSAVVSGLCTLKGPLHGGARSEVMNMLEAIACPENAEKFVLEKIEKREKIMGFGHRVYKTYDPRGTIFKQLSRKLAEAKGDMHWYETAETIENAVVCELVEKRGKPIYPNVDFYSGVIYKYMDIPPQLATSIFAIGRISGWIAHCFEQYEKKKIIRPRAFMLDEC; via the coding sequence ATGAATAAAAATATATGTTTCATAGACGGGCTGGAGGGCATTCTGAAATATAGGGAAGTAGACATTAACGAACTGGTCGAACTTCCCTATGATGCAGTTTCCTATCTACTGATCCGGGGAGAACTCCCTGGAGAACAGGAACTTGCCGAATACTCAGCCCGCCTGCATGCGGAGCGCGGAATCAACAGGGAGGTAATGGACGTTATCCGCATGTGCAATTTAAATGTCGATGCTATGGAAGCGCTGCGCACAGTTGTTTCTTTCATATCGCAATTCGATCCGGACCTGAATGACAGCTCTCAAGAAGGGAATATGAGAAAAGCCATACGGTTAATCGCCATGGTCCCAACTATCGTTGCTGCTTATTATAGAACGGCAAACGGAAAGGAACCTGTACCCCCCGATCCCTCCCTTTCCCACGGAGCCAATTTTCTGTACATGCTAAAAGGAAGCAAGCCGGACCCGCTGGAAGCTGAAGTCATGGAAAAAGACTTTATTCTTAGTGCCGAGCACGAGCTGAATGCTTCCACTTTCTCCTCCAGAGTTACAGCTTCAACACTTTCAGACCTCTATTCGGCTGTCGTTTCCGGGCTTTGCACACTCAAAGGTCCCCTTCATGGCGGAGCGAGGTCAGAAGTTATGAACATGCTTGAAGCGATCGCCTGCCCTGAAAATGCAGAGAAATTTGTCCTTGAAAAAATTGAAAAGAGAGAAAAAATAATGGGCTTCGGGCACAGAGTATACAAGACATATGACCCTAGGGGCACAATATTCAAGCAGCTTTCCAGAAAACTCGCTGAAGCTAAAGGTGACATGCACTGGTATGAGACAGCTGAAACAATTGAAAATGCTGTTGTCTGCGAGCTTGTGGAAAAGAGAGGAAAGCCGATTTATCCGAACGTTGATTTCTATTCAGGAGTTATCTACAAGTATATGGACATTCCCCCGCAGCTTGCAACTTCAATCTTTGCAATAGGAAGAATTTCAGGCTGGATAGCTCATTGTTTCGAACAGTACGAGAAGAAAAAGATCATAAGGCCCAGAGCCTTCATGCTTGACGAATGTTAA
- a CDS encoding TIGR04013 family B12-binding domain/radical SAM domain-containing protein: protein MEVNFRYSKKNSYSFAVLSPVLPEAGFTDKPCNGIMIYSFTTRQAAKVFKEVENAGTDSIFIAGGPHPSGSPEETLEFFDYVVLGEGEETLPELVKVLKEGGNPGEVKGVAYKHPDTGKIVRTPERPHVSLDAYPCFDPKKLRAPIEISRGCPWGCKYCQTPRLFGREVRHRSIDSILKNARHYDDLRFIASNAFAYGSDGIYPRFDKVEKLLSALRELPDKKIFFGTFPSEVRPEFVTEESVELVRKYCANDSLSLGAQSGSGRILKEIRRGHTVEDSISAVECCLEHEIVPAVDFIFGLPTETEEDQEKSLELVRWICRKGGTVRAHYMSPLPGTPYASSVPSEVSEKVRRELGKLALGGKLTGYWEKHRKA from the coding sequence ATGGAAGTGAATTTCCGGTATAGTAAAAAGAACTCTTACAGTTTTGCAGTTCTTTCACCTGTGCTTCCTGAAGCCGGATTTACGGACAAACCCTGTAATGGGATTATGATCTACAGTTTTACAACACGGCAAGCAGCAAAAGTCTTCAAAGAAGTCGAAAACGCAGGTACTGACTCAATCTTTATTGCAGGAGGTCCTCATCCTTCCGGATCTCCCGAAGAGACGCTTGAGTTTTTTGATTATGTGGTGCTTGGGGAAGGAGAAGAGACGCTTCCGGAACTGGTAAAGGTTCTGAAAGAAGGAGGAAATCCGGGAGAGGTAAAGGGAGTTGCCTATAAACACCCGGATACCGGCAAGATAGTCAGGACTCCTGAAAGGCCCCATGTGAGCCTGGACGCATACCCCTGCTTTGATCCGAAAAAACTTCGAGCCCCCATAGAAATCAGTCGTGGATGCCCCTGGGGCTGCAAGTATTGCCAGACTCCCAGACTTTTTGGAAGAGAGGTAAGGCACAGAAGTATCGATTCTATTCTGAAGAATGCCCGGCACTATGATGACCTCCGCTTTATAGCTTCAAATGCTTTTGCTTACGGAAGCGATGGAATTTATCCGAGGTTCGATAAAGTAGAAAAACTGCTTTCTGCCCTGCGTGAACTGCCTGATAAAAAGATTTTTTTCGGGACTTTCCCCTCCGAGGTCCGCCCTGAGTTCGTAACCGAGGAATCTGTCGAACTTGTGAGAAAATATTGTGCAAACGACAGCCTCAGCCTTGGAGCTCAATCCGGAAGTGGCCGCATCCTTAAAGAAATAAGAAGAGGGCATACGGTTGAGGACAGCATCTCAGCTGTGGAATGCTGCCTTGAACATGAGATCGTCCCTGCAGTGGATTTCATTTTCGGGCTTCCCACTGAAACTGAAGAAGACCAGGAAAAAAGCCTTGAGCTTGTCCGCTGGATCTGCAGAAAGGGCGGGACTGTCCGGGCTCATTATATGAGCCCGCTTCCGGGTACTCCGTACGCATCATCAGTTCCTTCGGAAGTGAGCGAAAAGGTAAGGCGGGAGCTTGGAAAACTTGCCCTTGGAGGAAAGCTGACAGGCTACTGGGAAAAACACCGGAAAGCCTGA
- a CDS encoding aconitase X, producing the protein MYLTKEEEQILNGEAGETLRQAIEILVALGDIYGADRLIPIKSAQIAGVSYKTIGDAGLEWISDLEGQVKVPAILNPAGMDLEDWKRLRISPEFAEKQKAIVQAYKKLGIRCECTCTPYTLEGFSVNYGDHLAWSESSAISYANSVIGARTNREGGPSALSAALLGKTANYGFHLDKNRVPEVSIGVECSLKESDYGALGYVAGKFIGNRVPIFHLKNKPEMDELKALGAAMAASGAVALYHVKGVTPEACRMNFEEPEEKIVIERNQLDEVYSSRRRAGKEPELITIGCPHCSKSELKKAAELLKGKMVSKETWIFTSRELTKRNPEYVRTIEESGAKVVCDTCMVVSPATNSYSCVMVNSGKAFAYVPGMCGAESVYGDMETCIEEATREKKEGGSH; encoded by the coding sequence ATGTATCTTACAAAAGAAGAAGAACAAATCCTGAACGGAGAAGCCGGAGAAACTCTCAGGCAGGCAATTGAGATCCTTGTGGCTCTCGGGGACATCTACGGAGCAGACAGACTGATTCCCATCAAAAGCGCTCAGATTGCAGGTGTCTCTTATAAGACTATAGGCGATGCCGGGCTTGAGTGGATTTCAGACCTTGAAGGGCAGGTAAAAGTTCCTGCAATCCTTAATCCGGCAGGAATGGACCTGGAAGATTGGAAAAGGCTGAGGATCTCTCCTGAATTTGCAGAAAAACAGAAGGCAATTGTTCAGGCTTACAAAAAACTCGGGATTCGCTGCGAATGCACCTGCACTCCTTATACCCTTGAAGGCTTTTCAGTAAATTACGGCGACCACCTTGCCTGGAGCGAATCCTCGGCCATCTCTTATGCAAACTCCGTGATAGGAGCCAGGACAAACCGGGAGGGAGGACCGTCAGCTCTTTCCGCAGCGCTTCTCGGAAAAACTGCAAACTACGGGTTTCACCTGGATAAAAACCGCGTACCTGAAGTTTCTATCGGTGTGGAGTGTTCACTTAAAGAATCGGATTACGGAGCACTTGGGTATGTGGCAGGTAAATTTATCGGGAACAGAGTACCTATTTTCCATCTAAAGAACAAACCGGAAATGGATGAATTGAAAGCTCTGGGAGCTGCAATGGCGGCTTCAGGAGCAGTGGCTCTTTACCATGTAAAAGGGGTGACCCCTGAAGCGTGCAGAATGAATTTTGAAGAGCCGGAAGAAAAAATAGTTATCGAGAGAAACCAGCTGGATGAGGTTTATAGTAGTAGAAGAAGAGCTGGCAAAGAGCCAGAGCTGATTACTATTGGCTGTCCTCATTGCTCTAAGTCTGAACTTAAAAAAGCAGCCGAACTCCTGAAGGGAAAAATGGTTTCAAAGGAGACCTGGATCTTTACCTCAAGAGAACTTACAAAACGTAATCCGGAGTATGTCAGGACTATTGAAGAAAGTGGAGCTAAGGTTGTCTGCGATACCTGTATGGTGGTTTCTCCGGCAACCAACAGCTATTCCTGTGTTATGGTGAATTCGGGAAAAGCTTTTGCTTATGTGCCCGGAATGTGCGGGGCTGAAAGTGTATACGGAGATATGGAAACCTGCATAGAGGAGGCTACCCGGGAGAAAAAAGAAGGTGGTTCCCATTAA
- a CDS encoding DUF126 domain-containing protein: MVPIKLKGRTISRGCAEGEVLLSRDPISFLGSVDPKTGIVVEEKHSLAGKSIKGKILVFPHGKGSTVGSYVMYQLKKNGAAPAAIINLETEPIVAVGAIISEIPLVDMLEKNPYELLKDGNIVLVNGSEGYIELIKPEGSKAEK, translated from the coding sequence GTGGTTCCCATTAAACTTAAAGGCAGAACAATTTCCAGAGGGTGTGCAGAAGGGGAAGTCCTGCTCTCCAGAGATCCCATATCCTTCCTTGGCAGCGTAGACCCTAAAACCGGGATTGTGGTTGAGGAAAAACACTCTTTAGCAGGAAAATCAATCAAAGGAAAAATCCTTGTTTTTCCCCATGGGAAAGGCTCTACTGTTGGCTCATATGTAATGTATCAGCTGAAGAAAAACGGAGCTGCTCCGGCGGCGATTATTAATCTGGAAACCGAACCGATCGTAGCAGTAGGAGCAATCATATCCGAAATCCCGCTTGTTGATATGCTGGAAAAAAATCCATATGAGCTTCTAAAGGACGGAAATATTGTCCTGGTTAACGGCAGTGAAGGGTATATCGAATTGATTAAACCTGAAGGCAGTAAGGCAGAAAAATGA
- a CDS encoding site-2 protease family protein, translating into MKQGIEDHRKDREKSDVEESISRIYPFITRVFKVYEIQKSGEVLYFFGTPKIDAENVMGELWSPLEQKGLGVTLKYELGEHILIVAPVKKIKEKIWVNFALFIATVFTTMICGAWMFGVDLSSDPLQVFQGLPFTFAILAVLGSHEMAHYAMARYHGMKTSLPYFIPFPTFIGTMGAVIRYRGPIPNRKALFDVGIAGPLVGLLVSVAVTIIGLNLDAPAVNPLSDSLMFEVGLPPLFVMIQKLVGFTGSNLHPVAFAGWVGMFVTLLNLLPSGQLDGGHVLRAMLGKKADRISSMMPRILFLIGFYVVYWLNGDGFIWIFWALFLWAFAAVGHPSPLHDKIELDRKRIFIGIFTFILGLLCFTLIPFKPIT; encoded by the coding sequence ATGAAACAGGGAATAGAAGACCATAGAAAAGACCGTGAAAAGTCCGATGTTGAAGAGTCGATTTCACGTATATATCCTTTCATTACAAGGGTATTTAAAGTGTATGAAATCCAGAAATCAGGAGAGGTTCTTTATTTCTTCGGCACACCTAAAATAGATGCCGAAAACGTAATGGGAGAACTCTGGTCTCCCCTTGAACAGAAGGGGCTTGGAGTTACCCTTAAGTACGAACTTGGGGAGCACATTCTTATTGTTGCTCCAGTAAAGAAAATAAAAGAAAAAATCTGGGTAAACTTTGCACTTTTCATAGCAACAGTGTTTACAACCATGATCTGCGGGGCCTGGATGTTTGGGGTTGACCTCTCGAGTGATCCCCTGCAGGTTTTTCAGGGTTTGCCTTTTACCTTTGCAATACTGGCTGTGCTCGGTTCTCATGAAATGGCTCACTACGCAATGGCAAGGTACCATGGGATGAAAACCTCCCTTCCCTATTTCATTCCATTTCCGACTTTCATAGGCACAATGGGAGCAGTAATCCGTTATAGAGGACCTATTCCTAACCGAAAAGCTCTATTTGATGTGGGGATTGCAGGCCCTCTGGTGGGGCTTCTGGTCTCAGTTGCAGTCACCATAATAGGACTGAATCTAGATGCGCCTGCGGTCAATCCATTGTCCGATTCCCTGATGTTTGAGGTAGGTCTCCCACCTCTCTTTGTAATGATACAGAAACTTGTCGGGTTCACAGGGAGTAATCTGCATCCTGTGGCTTTTGCAGGCTGGGTTGGGATGTTTGTGACCCTTCTAAATCTCCTGCCTTCAGGGCAGCTTGACGGAGGGCACGTGCTCAGAGCAATGCTCGGCAAAAAAGCGGACAGGATATCTTCAATGATGCCGCGTATTCTTTTTCTGATAGGTTTCTACGTGGTGTACTGGCTGAATGGAGACGGATTCATATGGATATTCTGGGCTCTCTTTCTCTGGGCTTTTGCAGCAGTCGGGCATCCTTCCCCTCTTCATGACAAAATAGAACTGGATAGGAAGCGAATTTTTATAGGGATATTTACCTTTATCCTCGGCCTGCTTTGCTTCACCCTGATTCCTTTTAAGCCCATAACCTGA
- a CDS encoding COG1470 family protein codes for MSILDIKTLKIIICGLFIVSILSIACAGAGAGKVVPAEVEVVEAKVVASSIAEVSSIAGSGMDAGYSYPEFEKISVDPSYQYLELKPGDSKNFTVTVKNNDNKTIELNPRLLIIPYTEKFIDESWVSISPSEKSLEPGEKEEFQVEVNLPENADLGNYAVLIAFTDKVPEGDVAGYYPKFPGTMQLNLQVWIPPTVQILTPYVNDLVEAGETYTYEIKLRNTGSKDVSISPEFTEGGDVIYYDSVSPYGGAAYAFENDAISIEAPEEVKAGQTAVVKMTLKVPADAKGSYSGNLDLNIDDPGIREYEGKIYLNFRILPIPEEPYETTFKTTDSGNISIEVRAYQYGYSLYTAGGNRDLAPSFEVNLIDPSGKKITPDLVSKKYSGSVNIIGDTYPQPYPAYVSARVAGGMETYNQGSYQGGTTTFVETYTVPGAAGDWKLSILPRNTENFEYSITIEAIEK; via the coding sequence ATGAGTATACTTGACATAAAAACATTAAAAATAATCATATGCGGGCTCTTTATTGTATCCATACTCTCTATTGCCTGTGCAGGGGCAGGGGCTGGTAAGGTTGTGCCTGCAGAAGTTGAAGTGGTTGAAGCGAAAGTTGTAGCCAGTTCTATTGCTGAAGTCAGTTCTATTGCTGGATCTGGAATGGATGCTGGATATTCTTATCCCGAGTTTGAGAAAATCAGTGTGGATCCATCCTATCAGTACCTTGAACTGAAGCCTGGAGATAGTAAAAATTTTACCGTGACTGTTAAAAACAACGATAATAAAACTATTGAATTAAATCCAAGACTTTTGATCATCCCTTATACAGAAAAATTCATAGATGAAAGCTGGGTCAGTATAAGTCCCTCGGAAAAGAGCCTTGAGCCAGGAGAAAAAGAGGAGTTCCAAGTAGAGGTAAATCTCCCTGAGAATGCAGATCTAGGGAACTATGCCGTACTCATAGCCTTTACAGACAAAGTGCCTGAAGGAGATGTGGCAGGCTATTATCCGAAATTCCCGGGAACTATGCAGCTGAACCTGCAGGTATGGATTCCCCCGACAGTTCAGATCCTTACACCTTATGTTAACGACCTTGTAGAAGCCGGAGAGACCTACACCTATGAGATAAAGCTGAGGAATACGGGCAGTAAGGATGTTTCAATCTCCCCTGAATTTACGGAAGGAGGCGACGTCATATATTACGACAGCGTTTCCCCCTATGGAGGAGCAGCATACGCCTTCGAAAATGACGCAATAAGTATCGAAGCTCCTGAAGAAGTAAAAGCAGGGCAGACAGCAGTCGTGAAAATGACACTTAAAGTTCCGGCTGATGCAAAAGGGAGTTACAGCGGGAATCTCGACCTAAATATCGATGATCCGGGGATCAGAGAATACGAAGGAAAAATTTACCTGAATTTCCGTATTCTTCCGATTCCAGAAGAGCCTTATGAAACGACCTTTAAAACCACAGATAGTGGAAACATCAGCATAGAGGTCAGAGCCTATCAATATGGATACAGCCTGTACACCGCAGGAGGAAACCGGGATCTTGCTCCTTCTTTTGAGGTGAACCTGATAGATCCCTCAGGAAAGAAAATTACCCCTGATCTCGTAAGCAAAAAATATAGCGGCTCGGTAAACATAATAGGTGATACATACCCACAGCCATACCCTGCATACGTATCCGCAAGAGTTGCAGGTGGCATGGAAACCTACAACCAGGGAAGCTACCAGGGTGGAACCACAACCTTTGTAGAGACCTATACGGTTCCCGGGGCTGCAGGAGACTGGAAGCTCTCAATTCTTCCCAGGAACACAGAAAACTTTGAATATTCTATCACAATCGAGGCTATTGAAAAATAA
- the acnA gene encoding aconitate hydratase AcnA, with amino-acid sequence MREGPDPFGVRDSIETTAGKATIYRLSKLEEKGFEGISLLPYSIRILLESLLRHADTEKHLIAAEDLEALARWSPDNISERDIPFIPSRVIMQDFTGVPAVVDLAALRSAMERLGGDPAKINPVIPADLVIDHSVQVDSYGTAYALEENEKKEFERNRERYTVLRWAQKAFDNFRVVPPGRGIIHQVNLEYLTPLVHLKEKEGELFAFPDTLVGTDSHTTMINGIGVLGWGVGGIEAEAVMLGQPYYMPVPEVVGFKLYGKLEPGVTATDLVLTITKMLRKHGVVGKFVEFYGPGLNSLSLPDRATISNMAPEYGATLGIFPPDMETLDYLKRTGRSDEQVDLVKKYLEAQGLLYSVNKPEPVFSSNLELDMGTVKPCLAGPRRPQDQLFLNEVSENFCETMRQTFIRKKEEGIELARDPAYLRWIGEGGAPVEKSEASEEVGVEKIDSTERNSGLTHGSVVIASITSCTNTSNPSVLIGAGLLAKKAIKRGLKVKPFVKTSLSPGSRVATEYLGAACLLPYLEALGFHQVGYGCTTCIGNSGPLPEHVAKEIEEEDLTVAAVLSGNRNFEGRINPLVKANYLASPPLVVAYAIAGTVDINFETDPLAYDPNGLPVFLRDIWPGQEEIKEVEKNSVKPAMFKKEYSGVLEGAKLWKELDVPEGTLYEWSSTSTYIQEPPYFVDFPLTLPLPGDIQDARVLALFGDSITTDHISPAGDIPTESPAGRYLMSWGVDPKDFNSYGSRRGNHEVMMRGTFANIRLRNRLVAREGGWTVYHLKEEDFPPEPCGEGIPIYDASLLYAENNVPLIVVAGKEYGTGSSRDWAAKGTFLLGVKAVIAESFERIHRSNLVGMGVLPLQFKAGESADTLGLTGKESYDIIGIEKMEPHGELTVRAKDDSGKELEFKVELRLDSAVEIEYYRNSGILHKFLRDSVKKK; translated from the coding sequence ATGAGAGAAGGTCCGGACCCCTTTGGGGTAAGAGACAGCATCGAAACAACCGCCGGAAAAGCTACGATTTACAGATTGAGTAAACTGGAAGAAAAGGGCTTTGAAGGGATTTCCCTGCTCCCCTACTCTATAAGGATCCTGCTGGAATCCCTGCTCCGGCATGCGGATACTGAAAAGCACCTGATAGCTGCAGAAGACTTGGAAGCCCTTGCCCGGTGGAGCCCTGATAATATAAGCGAAAGGGACATCCCGTTTATTCCATCAAGGGTAATCATGCAGGACTTCACAGGTGTTCCTGCGGTAGTTGACCTAGCAGCCCTCCGCTCGGCAATGGAGCGCCTTGGAGGAGACCCTGCTAAAATCAACCCTGTAATCCCTGCTGACCTGGTTATCGACCACTCGGTTCAGGTTGACTCCTACGGCACGGCATATGCACTTGAGGAGAATGAGAAAAAAGAGTTTGAACGCAACAGGGAACGTTATACAGTTCTCCGCTGGGCACAGAAAGCCTTTGATAATTTCAGGGTCGTGCCTCCGGGAAGAGGAATTATCCATCAGGTTAATCTTGAATACCTGACTCCACTTGTGCACCTGAAAGAAAAAGAAGGAGAGTTGTTTGCTTTCCCTGATACGCTTGTCGGGACTGACTCTCATACCACAATGATCAACGGGATAGGAGTGCTCGGCTGGGGAGTAGGCGGTATAGAAGCCGAAGCCGTAATGCTCGGGCAGCCTTACTATATGCCTGTTCCTGAGGTTGTCGGTTTCAAGCTCTACGGGAAGCTGGAACCCGGAGTTACTGCAACTGACCTTGTCCTCACGATCACGAAAATGCTAAGAAAGCATGGAGTGGTAGGCAAGTTTGTCGAGTTCTACGGACCAGGCCTGAACTCCCTCAGCCTTCCGGACAGGGCAACGATTTCAAACATGGCTCCTGAATACGGAGCAACTCTCGGGATTTTCCCTCCTGACATGGAGACTCTGGACTACCTGAAGAGGACAGGCAGGAGTGATGAGCAGGTTGACCTTGTGAAGAAATACCTGGAAGCACAGGGTCTTCTTTATTCTGTCAACAAACCCGAGCCTGTCTTCAGCAGTAACCTCGAACTTGATATGGGCACTGTAAAGCCCTGCCTTGCAGGTCCCAGACGCCCGCAGGACCAGCTCTTCCTGAATGAGGTCTCTGAAAACTTCTGTGAAACAATGAGGCAGACCTTTATAAGAAAGAAAGAAGAAGGAATTGAACTTGCCAGAGACCCTGCTTACCTGCGCTGGATTGGAGAAGGAGGAGCACCTGTAGAAAAATCCGAAGCCTCGGAAGAGGTAGGGGTAGAAAAGATTGACTCCACTGAGAGAAACTCCGGGCTCACACATGGTTCTGTCGTCATTGCGTCCATTACTTCCTGTACGAATACCTCTAACCCATCAGTTCTCATAGGGGCCGGGCTTCTTGCAAAAAAGGCTATTAAAAGAGGCCTGAAGGTTAAACCCTTCGTGAAAACAAGCCTGTCTCCGGGCTCAAGAGTAGCTACCGAGTACCTTGGAGCCGCATGCCTTCTGCCCTATCTTGAGGCTCTGGGTTTCCACCAGGTTGGGTACGGATGTACGACCTGTATAGGGAATAGCGGGCCTCTGCCTGAACATGTCGCAAAAGAAATCGAAGAAGAAGACCTTACAGTTGCAGCCGTGCTCAGTGGAAACAGAAATTTCGAAGGCAGGATAAATCCGCTTGTCAAAGCAAATTACCTTGCTTCCCCTCCGCTTGTTGTTGCATATGCAATTGCAGGGACGGTGGATATAAACTTCGAAACCGATCCTCTTGCTTATGACCCTAACGGGCTCCCGGTTTTTCTCAGAGATATCTGGCCCGGACAGGAGGAGATAAAGGAAGTCGAAAAGAACAGTGTCAAGCCTGCGATGTTCAAAAAAGAATACTCAGGCGTTCTTGAAGGCGCAAAACTCTGGAAAGAGCTGGATGTCCCTGAGGGCACTCTTTATGAATGGAGCTCTACCTCCACCTACATTCAGGAGCCACCTTACTTCGTGGATTTCCCGCTTACTTTGCCTCTTCCCGGAGATATACAGGACGCCAGAGTCCTTGCCCTTTTCGGGGACAGCATCACTACTGACCATATTTCCCCAGCAGGCGATATTCCGACAGAGAGTCCGGCAGGCAGGTACCTGATGTCCTGGGGTGTGGACCCGAAAGATTTCAACTCCTATGGCTCCCGCAGGGGCAACCATGAGGTAATGATGCGCGGGACCTTCGCAAACATCCGGCTCAGAAACAGGCTTGTAGCCAGAGAAGGAGGGTGGACTGTTTACCACCTTAAAGAAGAAGACTTCCCGCCTGAACCGTGCGGAGAAGGAATTCCCATTTACGACGCATCTCTGCTATATGCGGAGAACAATGTCCCCCTGATTGTTGTCGCAGGAAAAGAGTACGGAACAGGCAGTTCCCGCGACTGGGCAGCAAAAGGTACATTCCTCCTTGGAGTAAAGGCAGTTATTGCCGAGTCCTTTGAGCGCATCCACAGAAGCAACCTCGTGGGCATGGGAGTTCTTCCCCTGCAATTTAAGGCAGGAGAAAGCGCAGATACTCTCGGGCTTACAGGAAAAGAGAGTTATGACATCATTGGAATTGAGAAAATGGAACCCCACGGAGAGCTTACCGTACGGGCAAAGGATGACAGCGGGAAAGAACTGGAGTTTAAGGTAGAATTAAGACTGGATTCTGCTGTAGAAATCGAGTACTACAGGAATAGTGGAATTTTGCATAAGTTCCTGAGGGATTCGGTAAAGAAAAAATGA